A stretch of DNA from Spirochaeta isovalerica:
AAGGGCGTTTCCTCATTGGGGAAACTTTCGGGTCCCTTAAAGCCCTCAGGGATTTTACGGGTAGGGAGAAGCCGGACGGTCTGCACAGCACCTTCCTTTTCAAAACCATGATGACGCCCCTGAAAGCCTCTGCCTTGAGAAAGCTGATCCGGGAGCAGGAAGAGACGTTTCCGGAACCGTGGATCCCCACATGGGTATACGCCAATCATGACAGTATGCGATGTATTTCCCGCTATAAAGGTAATGAGAGGCTCCTCCGCCTTCAGGTTCTCCTTCAGCATACGGCAAGAGGGATTCCCGTAACCTATCAGGGCGAGGAGATAGCCATGAAACAGTCTCCCATAGGCCATAAAGACGCTCTGGACCCTGTCGCCCGTGCCTACCGATGGATGCCGGGTTTCCTTTTCAATTTTTTCAACCGCATGACCCGGGGTGCCATGAACCGCGACGGCTGCCGGACGCCGATGCAGTGGGACTCCGGTCCGAACAGCGGGTTTTCGCCTCCCGGCTGTGAGACATGGCTTCCGGTCAATGAGGATTACAGAATTTGCAATAGGGATCTTCAGCAAAATGACAGCGAATCTCTTCTGGGTTTTTACAGAAGGCTCCTCTCGCTCCGCAGAGGAGAAGAGGGACTTCGTTCCGGGGCTTTGATCCTTCCTCAACAGGAGAACGGCTCTGCGCTGCTGGTTTATGATAGAATCGGAAAGGAAAAAAAATTCAGAATGTATATGAATTTTTCCCCTGATCCGCAAACGCTTTCCGGGGTAGAAAGGGAAATTCCGATTCTCTCTACTGAATTCAGCAAAACGGGAAATTGCAATTTAACACTCCTGTCTCCTTATGAAGGACGGATTTACATCGTGGAGAAACATGGGATATAGTCGTATTCAGCTACCTGACCGGTGACACATAATGAAAGGGATAGGCCGGAAAGAGCGGCTCAAGCCGCCCGGGAACGCCTTTTGGATGAAGGATTGAATAATGAAACCGCAAAACATACTCATTACGGGAACGACGATCGGAGGCATCGGCTTTGAGGCGGCTCT
This window harbors:
- a CDS encoding alpha-glucosidase; the encoded protein is MKNGTDSPWWKETTVYQIYPRSFQDSNGDGIGDLPGIISRLDYIKALGFETIWISPFFASPQKDFGYDISDYKAIAPEYGTMEDCDRLIDEVHRRGMKILFDMVLNHTSDEHPWFIESASSKDNPKRDWYVWHDGKGPGKPPNNWLSQVGGSGWHFSKQTGQWFWAAFLPFQPDLNYRNHEVKETMFNILRFWLDKGVDGFRLDIIGAIYEDEQFRDNPFSFRLLPGPESGDKFFRSVEMIENLPETIEFARELRSVLDEYEGRFLIGETFGSLKALRDFTGREKPDGLHSTFLFKTMMTPLKASALRKLIREQEETFPEPWIPTWVYANHDSMRCISRYKGNERLLRLQVLLQHTARGIPVTYQGEEIAMKQSPIGHKDALDPVARAYRWMPGFLFNFFNRMTRGAMNRDGCRTPMQWDSGPNSGFSPPGCETWLPVNEDYRICNRDLQQNDSESLLGFYRRLLSLRRGEEGLRSGALILPQQENGSALLVYDRIGKEKKFRMYMNFSPDPQTLSGVEREIPILSTEFSKTGNCNLTLLSPYEGRIYIVEKHGI